Proteins encoded by one window of Cellvibrio sp. KY-GH-1:
- a CDS encoding DUF4845 domain-containing protein: MKTVQLKRFRHQRGMGMLQFALVAAIAGFFLLFAFKVVPLYAENRYVESALRSLVSGGEKLEEMSDAEIIKKLNNFYMINNVRSEGPTKNIKIEREAEKAMVTVDYETRVTLMYNIDLILGFKNHLDSTNPAQCCKPAATLTTK; this comes from the coding sequence ATGAAAACTGTTCAGCTTAAGAGATTCAGGCACCAGCGTGGTATGGGGATGTTGCAGTTCGCTTTGGTTGCAGCTATCGCCGGGTTTTTTTTGCTTTTTGCGTTCAAAGTAGTTCCGTTGTATGCGGAAAATCGTTACGTCGAGTCGGCATTGCGTTCGTTGGTCTCTGGCGGAGAAAAGCTGGAAGAGATGAGTGATGCTGAAATTATTAAAAAACTCAATAACTTCTATATGATTAACAATGTGCGCAGTGAAGGTCCCACAAAAAATATTAAAATAGAGCGCGAAGCGGAAAAGGCAATGGTCACCGTTGACTATGAGACGCGTGTTACGTTGATGTACAACATTGATTTAATTTTAGGCTTTAAGAATCATTTGGACAGCACTAATCCCGCCCAATGTTGCAAACCAGCAGCCACACTAACTACCAAGTAA
- the rnc gene encoding ribonuclease III: MQNLKYQRLEQRLGYQFENQRQLQLALTHRSHGATNNERLEFLGDSILNFIIGDALFSRFPDVREGQLSRLRSQLVKGETLAELAREFEMGDCLILGEGEQKSGGRSRDSILADSVEAIIGAIYTERGLDVCRERVLSWFASRLDAIGIDTSAKDAKSRLQEYLQAQRQPLPEYAVINIGGEGHAQVFTIECRVVLAKKPTQASASSRREAEKQCALLMLKQLKLD; the protein is encoded by the coding sequence GTGCAAAATCTTAAATATCAACGCCTGGAGCAACGTCTAGGCTATCAATTTGAAAATCAGCGTCAGCTACAACTGGCGCTAACCCACCGCAGCCATGGCGCAACCAATAACGAGCGTTTGGAATTCCTGGGCGATTCCATCTTAAATTTTATCATTGGCGATGCCTTGTTCAGTCGTTTTCCGGACGTACGTGAAGGGCAGTTGAGCCGCTTGCGGTCGCAATTGGTAAAAGGTGAAACTCTCGCTGAACTGGCTCGAGAATTTGAAATGGGCGATTGCCTGATTCTGGGAGAGGGCGAGCAAAAGTCGGGAGGCAGAAGTCGCGATTCTATTCTTGCCGATAGCGTAGAGGCCATAATCGGCGCAATTTATACCGAGCGTGGTCTTGATGTGTGCCGTGAGCGGGTGTTGAGCTGGTTTGCCTCGCGTCTGGATGCAATTGGCATTGATACCAGCGCCAAGGATGCCAAGTCGCGTCTACAGGAATATTTACAAGCCCAGCGCCAGCCTTTACCGGAATATGCTGTAATCAATATTGGCGGGGAAGGGCATGCCCAGGTATTTACGATTGAGTGCCGGGTTGTACTGGCCAAAAAACCGACCCAAGCATCAGCCTCTAGCCGCCGTGAAGCGGAAAAGCAGTGCGCACTCTTGATGCTTAAGCAGTTAAAGCTCGACTAG
- the era gene encoding GTPase Era, translating into MNFDSDTDNTDTRCGYVAIVGRPNVGKSTLLNHMLGQKISITSRKPQTTRNAVVGIKTEGDVQIIFVDTPGLHLGQQKAINRYMNRAATTAMKDVDVVVFVVDRFIWTEEDEAVAEKLQNINSPVILAVNKVDQIEDKETLLPHLQQLAEKLKVAEIVPISALRNNNLERLEQLIIERLPEGIHMYPEDQITDRSSRFMAAEIVREKITRQLGDELPYEMAVEIEEFKQEGNLLNISALILVERDGQKKILIGDKGARIKLIGTEARIDMEKLFEMKIMLKLWVKVKSGWSDDERALRSLGYNDF; encoded by the coding sequence ATGAATTTTGACTCTGATACTGACAACACCGATACGCGCTGCGGTTATGTAGCTATTGTTGGCCGCCCTAATGTAGGTAAATCGACCCTGCTTAACCACATGCTAGGGCAAAAAATCAGTATTACGTCGCGCAAGCCCCAAACTACTCGCAATGCTGTGGTTGGGATTAAGACTGAAGGCGATGTGCAAATCATTTTCGTCGATACCCCAGGCTTGCATTTAGGGCAACAAAAAGCAATTAATCGCTATATGAATCGCGCGGCAACCACGGCGATGAAAGACGTTGATGTTGTGGTGTTTGTGGTGGATCGTTTTATCTGGACGGAAGAGGATGAAGCGGTAGCGGAGAAGCTGCAAAATATTAACAGCCCGGTAATTCTGGCAGTTAATAAAGTTGATCAAATAGAAGATAAAGAGACGCTGTTGCCGCATTTACAGCAGCTGGCAGAAAAACTAAAGGTGGCGGAAATTGTTCCAATTTCTGCATTGCGCAATAACAACCTGGAGCGTCTGGAGCAGTTGATTATTGAGCGGTTGCCCGAAGGGATACATATGTATCCTGAAGATCAGATTACCGATCGCAGTTCGCGCTTTATGGCAGCAGAGATTGTGCGTGAAAAAATTACGCGACAATTGGGCGATGAATTGCCCTATGAAATGGCGGTGGAAATTGAAGAGTTTAAGCAAGAAGGTAATTTGCTCAATATTTCTGCGTTAATTCTGGTGGAGCGCGATGGCCAGAAAAAAATCCTGATTGGTGACAAGGGTGCACGTATCAAACTCATTGGTACTGAAGCACGTATCGATATGGAAAAATTGTTTGAGATGAAAATCATGCTCAAATTGTGGGTGAAAGTAAAATCTGGCTGGTCAGATGATGAGCGTGCGTTACGCAGTCTTGGCTATAACGATTTTTAA
- the recO gene encoding DNA repair protein RecO, with protein MRVDLQPAYILHTRPYRDTSLLVDLLTPDFGRVTAVARGVRKTKTPKRQLLNPFSRLLVCWQGKTDMKLLTSFESDNHFLSLKGNHLYSAFYLNELLVRLLPEMDRHNGLFYAYEQSLNALQLEVEIEPLLRGFEFRLLEELGYALDFTHDVRSGCAIEIQDFYECHIQEGFYAAAPDIPENLLIKGEWLLAIAQGDYSAPLTRQAAKQLTRRMLRPLLGSKPLHSRELFRQPAG; from the coding sequence ATGCGTGTCGATTTGCAGCCAGCCTACATATTGCACACGCGCCCTTACCGCGACACCAGTTTATTAGTTGATTTGCTCACGCCGGATTTCGGGCGCGTCACTGCAGTGGCGCGTGGCGTGCGTAAAACGAAAACCCCCAAGCGTCAATTGCTAAATCCGTTCAGTCGCTTGCTCGTGTGCTGGCAAGGCAAAACAGATATGAAATTGCTGACCAGTTTTGAGTCAGACAATCACTTCCTCAGCCTAAAAGGCAATCACTTATATTCTGCGTTTTATCTGAATGAGTTGCTGGTGCGTTTGTTGCCAGAGATGGATAGACATAACGGATTATTTTACGCCTATGAGCAAAGCCTGAATGCCTTACAATTGGAAGTCGAAATAGAACCTTTATTGCGTGGATTTGAGTTTCGATTGTTGGAGGAATTGGGTTACGCGCTGGATTTTACTCACGATGTGCGCAGCGGCTGCGCCATTGAAATTCAAGACTTCTATGAGTGTCATATTCAAGAAGGCTTTTATGCTGCTGCCCCTGATATTCCTGAAAACTTGTTGATTAAAGGGGAGTGGTTGCTGGCAATCGCGCAGGGTGATTATTCGGCGCCGTTGACGCGCCAGGCTGCGAAGCAACTAACGCGACGCATGCTCAGGCCTCTATTGGGCAGCAAGCCTTTGCATAGCCGCGAATTATTCCGGCAACCAGCGGGTTAG
- a CDS encoding response regulator, producing the protein MNKRNSIKSDVWRLIFIPSISIIIFIAISLTYLCISQINKFIDLRGSILAQKTAHLLHKPISDSNRELTQHILDASLEEPYIRAIHAYYADKDQSFHSGPQFMETRDSGEPNMEQPLERKTYRTLRFSHPLVNLENKNPIGWVEIELLAAPYAVVRYEAIVLTIALTTLCLIIGAYFAISLYYRITDPLDHIKNVVHALARGRLNERVVQQNSNEFLGLAEAINTMADYMEAAQADMQGHIDHAIEDLRETLETIEIQNVELDLARKEALEASRVKSEFLANTSHEIRTPLNGILGFINLALKTELNEQQREYMETIRDSAQNLLTVINGILDFSKIESGKLTLDYAPLPIRQSVDEVLHILAPDAHEKNLELVNYVEANIPKNLLGDALRFKQVLSNLLTNAIKYSNSGNIVVDISILQRQETQITLKICVSDEGIGLSREEQDQLFSPFNQADSSITREHEGTGLGLAICKGLVERMHGEIGVVSEPEKGSTFWFTARMGIDKRQPSLSQLANLSDYRILLCGENPASLKQIDNLLREWNGNTQNIPAIHDCFPILRNARNANNNFDLLILDIAPNERKIPPVLLHNLAEQLHMEFNCTLIACCTPAHQRLFRNHSDKSRVLFINKPIAYDALLQTLGRQLDLHIKDMREQDEDLLQPSISVLLVDDNPANLQLASELLRGLNTQVTQASSGPMAIEACEQHEFDVIFMDIQMPGMDGMEATRHIRTLEEGKRRTPIIALTAHTITEQKAELLIAGMDDCISKPVNENQLAHIINRWNSLSGKKEIVIQPEEKTSAPVRETIPTEDLTGSVDIQLCLKLANHKPALARDMLRMLLAGLESEKSQIQQALAAEEFEELGELVHRLYGSSCYCGVPRLKHISGLLDKLFQSKQFEQARSAMPALNHALDDLLNWGRDKNIDALFGLEPSEAPTS; encoded by the coding sequence ATGAATAAACGCAACAGTATCAAGTCCGATGTGTGGCGCCTGATTTTTATTCCATCCATCAGCATCATCATTTTTATTGCCATCAGCCTCACGTATTTGTGTATTTCGCAAATCAATAAGTTTATCGATTTGCGCGGCAGCATACTCGCGCAAAAAACTGCACACTTGTTGCACAAACCTATTTCCGACAGCAACCGTGAGTTAACCCAACATATTCTCGACGCCTCCTTGGAAGAGCCCTACATTCGCGCTATCCACGCCTATTACGCGGACAAAGATCAAAGTTTTCACAGCGGTCCGCAATTTATGGAAACCCGTGATTCCGGCGAGCCAAATATGGAACAGCCACTGGAGCGTAAAACCTATCGCACCTTGCGTTTCTCCCACCCACTGGTAAATCTGGAAAATAAAAACCCTATCGGCTGGGTAGAAATTGAATTACTGGCAGCGCCTTATGCAGTCGTCCGCTATGAAGCAATCGTGTTGACCATTGCATTAACAACCTTGTGTTTGATCATCGGTGCCTATTTTGCCATTTCACTCTATTACCGCATCACCGATCCGCTTGATCACATTAAAAATGTGGTGCATGCACTCGCACGAGGCCGCTTGAATGAACGGGTCGTACAACAAAATTCCAATGAGTTTCTCGGACTTGCTGAAGCCATCAATACAATGGCGGATTACATGGAAGCAGCGCAAGCCGATATGCAGGGGCACATTGACCACGCCATTGAAGACTTACGCGAGACGCTGGAGACCATTGAAATCCAAAACGTAGAGTTGGATCTTGCACGTAAAGAAGCCCTTGAGGCGAGCCGGGTCAAATCAGAATTTCTTGCCAACACCAGTCACGAAATTCGCACACCGCTAAATGGCATTCTCGGATTCATTAACCTCGCACTTAAAACAGAATTAAATGAACAGCAGCGCGAATACATGGAAACCATTCGTGACTCAGCGCAAAACCTGTTAACTGTGATTAACGGCATTCTCGATTTTTCCAAGATTGAATCCGGCAAGCTCACACTGGATTATGCCCCCCTACCGATTCGTCAGAGCGTTGATGAAGTGCTGCACATTTTGGCACCCGACGCCCATGAAAAAAATCTTGAATTGGTGAACTACGTTGAAGCAAACATTCCCAAGAATTTATTGGGCGATGCGTTGAGATTCAAACAAGTCCTTTCCAATTTATTAACCAATGCCATCAAATACAGTAATAGCGGCAACATAGTCGTGGATATCAGTATCCTGCAGCGCCAGGAAACCCAAATCACCTTGAAAATTTGTGTTAGTGACGAAGGAATCGGTTTAAGCCGCGAAGAACAGGATCAATTATTTAGCCCGTTTAACCAAGCTGACAGCTCCATTACCCGCGAACACGAAGGCACAGGGTTGGGACTCGCCATCTGTAAAGGCCTAGTGGAGCGTATGCATGGCGAAATTGGCGTAGTCAGTGAGCCGGAAAAAGGCTCTACCTTTTGGTTTACCGCGCGTATGGGTATCGACAAACGGCAACCGTCCCTAAGCCAACTTGCCAACCTGAGTGATTACCGCATTTTATTGTGTGGGGAAAATCCTGCTTCGCTAAAACAGATCGACAACCTTTTGCGCGAATGGAATGGCAACACACAAAACATTCCTGCAATTCACGATTGCTTTCCAATACTACGGAACGCCCGCAACGCCAACAACAATTTTGATTTATTGATTCTGGATATTGCCCCCAACGAACGGAAAATCCCCCCCGTACTGCTGCACAATCTCGCCGAACAGCTGCACATGGAATTTAACTGTACATTGATCGCATGCTGCACGCCTGCGCATCAGCGTTTATTCCGCAATCATTCCGATAAATCACGCGTATTGTTTATTAACAAACCCATTGCCTACGATGCATTGCTGCAAACGCTCGGACGACAACTCGATTTACACATTAAAGATATGCGCGAACAAGATGAAGATTTACTGCAACCGAGCATTTCAGTGCTACTGGTAGATGACAACCCTGCCAACTTACAACTCGCATCAGAATTGTTGCGAGGCTTAAATACCCAAGTCACTCAAGCAAGTAGTGGCCCAATGGCCATAGAGGCCTGCGAGCAACATGAATTCGATGTAATTTTTATGGATATCCAAATGCCAGGCATGGATGGTATGGAAGCAACGCGTCATATTCGCACATTGGAAGAGGGAAAACGGCGCACGCCTATCATTGCGTTAACGGCGCACACGATTACCGAACAGAAAGCCGAATTGCTGATTGCCGGCATGGATGACTGCATCAGCAAACCGGTAAATGAAAATCAGCTTGCCCATATCATCAATCGCTGGAACAGTTTGTCGGGCAAAAAAGAAATTGTGATTCAACCGGAAGAAAAAACCAGCGCACCTGTGCGCGAAACCATTCCCACAGAAGACCTGACCGGCTCGGTCGACATCCAATTGTGTCTCAAACTTGCCAATCACAAACCCGCACTCGCGCGCGATATGCTGAGGATGCTGCTCGCCGGATTGGAATCAGAGAAATCGCAAATTCAACAAGCGTTGGCCGCCGAAGAGTTTGAGGAGCTGGGTGAACTGGTTCATCGACTCTACGGCAGCAGTTGCTATTGTGGAGTACCACGCTTGAAACACATCAGCGGACTGCTGGATAAATTATTCCAAAGCAAACAATTTGAACAGGCGCGCAGTGCTATGCCTGCCCTCAACCACGCGCTGGATGATTTACTCAATTGGGGCAGGGATAAAAATATCGATGCGCTCTTTGGCCTGGAACCCAGTGAGGCACCTACCAGCTAA
- the cysM gene encoding cysteine synthase CysM, which produces MDFPTIDAYVGNTPLVRLQRLPGTTSNKVLVKLEGNNPAGSVKDRPALSMISRAELRGDIKPGDTLIEATSGNTGIALAMVAAIKGYRMILIMPDNSTAERKASMAAYGAELILVSKESGMEGARDLALQMQADGKGKVLDQFGNPDNPLAHYTTTGPEIWQQTEGRITHFVSSMGTTGTIMGTSRFLKEKNPAIQIVGLQPSDGAQIPGIRRWPEAYLPKIYERDRVDGIVSMPQRLAEDTMRELARKEGIFCGVSSGGAVAAALELSQQVENAVIVAIICDRGDRYLSSGLFNV; this is translated from the coding sequence ATGGATTTTCCCACGATTGACGCGTATGTCGGTAATACTCCGTTGGTGCGCTTGCAGCGTTTACCCGGCACTACCAGCAATAAAGTTTTGGTCAAGCTCGAGGGGAATAATCCGGCCGGGTCGGTAAAAGATCGCCCGGCGCTATCGATGATTTCTCGCGCTGAACTGCGCGGTGACATTAAACCGGGTGACACCTTAATCGAGGCTACCAGTGGCAACACTGGCATTGCACTGGCGATGGTTGCAGCCATTAAAGGCTACCGCATGATTTTAATCATGCCGGATAATTCCACAGCCGAGCGCAAGGCGTCTATGGCAGCTTACGGTGCAGAGCTAATTTTGGTTTCCAAAGAGTCGGGAATGGAAGGGGCCCGCGATCTGGCTTTGCAAATGCAAGCAGACGGGAAGGGCAAGGTGCTTGATCAATTTGGTAATCCAGACAATCCGCTTGCGCATTACACCACTACCGGTCCGGAAATTTGGCAGCAAACTGAAGGCCGTATTACCCATTTTGTCAGCTCCATGGGTACCACCGGCACCATCATGGGGACTTCGCGATTTTTAAAGGAAAAAAATCCTGCGATTCAGATTGTTGGCTTGCAGCCTTCCGATGGTGCGCAAATTCCGGGTATTCGCCGTTGGCCTGAAGCGTATCTTCCCAAAATTTATGAGCGCGATCGTGTGGATGGCATAGTAAGTATGCCTCAGCGACTGGCGGAAGATACCATGCGCGAGCTGGCGCGCAAGGAGGGTATTTTTTGCGGCGTTTCTTCTGGTGGTGCTGTTGCAGCGGCGCTGGAGTTAAGTCAGCAGGTAGAGAACGCGGTGATTGTGGCGATTATTTGCGATCGCGGGGATCGCTATTTGTCTTCCGGGTTATTTAACGTTTGA
- a CDS encoding CotH kinase family protein, with translation MSVVTRIKVMVLAISLGACGGSGSGGGDNKGGNTQSSSSSQSVMSSSSSSLAIPADFPKGTTETLPTLSLTTDGAAPIVSKENYLTGQFTLNGEGVEQSSGTLEIRGRGNSTWSWPKKPYRLKLANSTSLLGMPASKHWVLLANYADKTLMRNDITFMFSKSLGMEYTPRAQYVEVNLNGVYQGVYQLVEHIRIAKDRVNIPEMKVTDTDAEKITGGYLMEIDFRYHKNYCIGNTWESFCVNGENLNRKIDFCIDSNHGMDPFCLQSPETLLDPAWAAQRDYISTYFADTESALFGSDFKDVNKGYAAYIDVDSVINYYIINELFKNPDGATASAYVYKKRGGKLFFGPVWDFDLAFGNAGYSDVDKTYGWRIRESTWFKRLFEDPAFEAKVKARWNALKAEGKFELLFVYADARATWLEKQQVKNYSIWSVTDFAQWILHGSHGGTGSYEAEVKEMIRWQRERYQWMDTQFNK, from the coding sequence ATGTCGGTCGTTACGCGGATTAAGGTAATGGTTTTAGCAATATCACTGGGCGCCTGTGGTGGATCGGGTTCTGGCGGTGGAGATAATAAAGGTGGAAATACTCAATCGAGTAGTTCTTCGCAATCTGTTATGTCTTCCAGCTCCAGCAGCCTTGCGATACCTGCAGATTTTCCTAAAGGAACAACGGAGACTTTACCCACGCTTTCGTTAACGACGGATGGCGCAGCGCCTATTGTTTCTAAAGAGAATTATCTCACCGGTCAGTTCACCCTAAATGGTGAAGGGGTAGAGCAAAGTTCCGGTACGCTTGAAATTCGAGGGCGTGGCAACTCTACCTGGAGCTGGCCGAAAAAACCTTATCGATTGAAGCTAGCCAATTCCACATCTTTGTTGGGAATGCCAGCGAGTAAACACTGGGTGTTGTTGGCAAATTATGCGGACAAAACCCTGATGCGAAATGACATCACCTTTATGTTTAGCAAGAGCCTGGGGATGGAATATACCCCGCGCGCGCAGTACGTGGAGGTGAACCTGAATGGCGTTTATCAGGGTGTCTATCAGTTGGTGGAGCATATTCGTATAGCAAAAGACCGTGTGAATATTCCGGAAATGAAGGTAACGGACACCGATGCCGAGAAAATTACCGGTGGCTATTTAATGGAAATCGATTTTCGATATCACAAAAACTATTGCATTGGGAATACATGGGAATCGTTTTGTGTGAATGGAGAAAATCTGAATCGAAAAATAGATTTTTGTATAGATTCAAACCACGGCATGGATCCCTTCTGTTTACAGAGCCCTGAGACGTTACTTGATCCAGCGTGGGCCGCCCAACGCGACTATATTTCAACCTATTTTGCTGATACTGAATCCGCTTTGTTTGGCAGTGACTTTAAAGATGTAAACAAAGGTTATGCGGCCTATATCGATGTGGATTCCGTGATTAACTACTACATCATTAATGAACTTTTTAAAAATCCGGACGGTGCAACAGCCAGCGCTTATGTTTATAAAAAGCGTGGCGGAAAATTGTTTTTTGGTCCCGTATGGGATTTTGACCTCGCGTTTGGCAATGCCGGGTATTCCGATGTGGATAAAACCTACGGTTGGCGCATTCGGGAAAGTACTTGGTTCAAACGCTTGTTTGAAGATCCAGCATTTGAGGCAAAAGTAAAAGCGCGTTGGAATGCGCTGAAAGCAGAAGGAAAGTTTGAATTGCTGTTTGTTTATGCGGATGCCCGTGCGACCTGGTTAGAGAAGCAACAGGTAAAAAATTATTCGATCTGGTCAGTGACTGATTTTGCGCAATGGATTTTGCATGGTAGTCATGGTGGTACGGGCAGCTATGAGGCGGAAGTTAAAGAAATGATTCGCTGGCAGCGCGAAAGATATCAATGGATGGATACGCAGTTCAATAAGTAG
- the rlmD gene encoding 23S rRNA (uracil(1939)-C(5))-methyltransferase RlmD: MTNRSNKGGSGKSGSGKGGNLLGKKPRPKKIGEPVYVRDDTPRMNAPRAAEKILPQINKRLGEFTIERWSHDGRGLTNLDGKTLFIQGALPGERVSARLVEEHPRFVEARVDQIIESSNDRIEPPCVHYHECGGCQLQHVKPEAQINLKQQALEQQLQHWGKVTPKRILAAVRVADSGYRTRARLGVWYENDDSVSLGFRQQQSKTIAAIQNCLVLAPELNVLITPLQHWLEQLRSAKAVTHIELVRGGDESAVIVRHTKKLTEQDLQSLAQFAQAYLCNVWLEPNGNIGLTDLDANSCNPRMNYRLGDLPLSFHPQDFTQVNPRVNEEMVAQALALLNLKPHERVLDLFCGIGNFTLPMARVCHEVIGIEAVESMVVRGRENAERLGIANAKFIAANLADMTHTQWQRLAGGKEHEIAAILLDPPRDGAKEVVTAIKQWVATKQLSPKRIVYVSCNPATLARDAAILAEAGYQLDAAGVLDMFPHTSHVESMALFLLK, from the coding sequence ATGACAAATCGCTCGAATAAAGGTGGTAGTGGTAAAAGTGGTAGCGGGAAGGGTGGTAATTTGCTCGGCAAAAAGCCACGCCCCAAGAAAATTGGCGAGCCTGTCTATGTGCGCGATGACACTCCACGTATGAATGCTCCGCGCGCGGCAGAAAAAATTCTGCCGCAAATTAATAAGCGTTTAGGCGAGTTCACCATTGAACGTTGGAGCCACGATGGTCGCGGTTTAACAAATTTGGATGGTAAAACACTTTTCATTCAAGGTGCTTTGCCTGGTGAGCGTGTCAGTGCGCGTTTGGTAGAGGAGCATCCACGTTTTGTCGAGGCGCGTGTCGACCAGATAATTGAATCATCTAACGATCGTATTGAGCCGCCTTGTGTGCATTATCACGAGTGTGGCGGTTGTCAGTTGCAGCATGTTAAACCTGAAGCGCAAATTAACTTGAAGCAACAGGCGCTGGAGCAGCAGTTACAGCATTGGGGCAAGGTAACGCCAAAACGTATTCTCGCTGCGGTGCGTGTTGCGGATAGTGGGTATCGCACCCGTGCGCGCTTGGGTGTTTGGTATGAAAATGATGATAGTGTCAGCCTCGGATTTCGTCAGCAGCAAAGCAAAACGATTGCGGCAATTCAGAATTGTTTGGTGCTGGCTCCGGAATTAAATGTACTGATCACACCATTGCAACATTGGCTGGAGCAATTGCGCTCCGCGAAAGCAGTGACGCATATCGAATTGGTGCGCGGCGGCGATGAATCTGCGGTTATTGTGCGTCACACCAAAAAATTAACTGAACAAGATTTGCAAAGCCTCGCGCAATTTGCGCAAGCCTATTTGTGCAACGTGTGGCTGGAGCCTAACGGCAATATTGGGCTTACCGACCTGGATGCAAATAGCTGTAATCCACGAATGAATTATCGTTTGGGTGATTTGCCGCTGAGTTTTCATCCACAAGACTTTACGCAGGTGAATCCTCGTGTAAATGAAGAGATGGTGGCACAGGCGCTCGCGCTTTTAAATTTGAAACCCCATGAGCGAGTATTGGATTTGTTTTGCGGCATAGGAAACTTTACCTTACCAATGGCGCGGGTTTGTCATGAGGTAATTGGCATTGAAGCGGTGGAGTCCATGGTGGTGCGGGGGCGTGAAAATGCCGAGCGACTGGGTATCGCCAATGCAAAATTTATTGCCGCGAACCTCGCTGATATGACCCATACTCAGTGGCAACGGCTGGCTGGTGGAAAAGAGCATGAAATTGCAGCAATTTTGCTCGATCCGCCCCGTGATGGTGCAAAAGAGGTGGTCACCGCCATCAAGCAGTGGGTCGCAACCAAGCAACTTTCGCCCAAGCGAATTGTCTACGTGAGTTGCAACCCGGCGACCTTGGCGCGTGATGCCGCAATTTTGGCCGAAGCTGGCTATCAATTGGATGCCGCCGGAGTATTGGACATGTTCCCCCACACCAGCCATGTAGAGTCAATGGCGTTGTTTTTGCTTAAGTGA